TGCACAAACtgatggtttctctctctctctgttttgtttGCTATCACTGTATTACTGTGTAAATTAATTTCAACAAATTGGGGTTGCTGTTGGTTTTTTGCAGCAAGGCTTTTTTGTACTGTGGGTGTGCACCCAACTAGATGCAAGGTTtgccttttttttatattttaattattattattatattttttttctttggggcAAAATGTATGTTTGATGGTGTTGTTTTTGGTGAAGTTTGTAAGTGAATGTGGTTTATTGCATGTTTGGTTCAGGAATTTGATGACAGCGGGGATCCAGATAAGCATTTTCAGGCACTTTTGTCGTTGGCCAGAGAGGGGATAGAGAAAGGGAAGGTATGTTCATACCTTTAGCATATTGCTTTATCATTTCTTGTGATGCATTTATGTGTTGAAAACATTTGCAACTTGTTCCAACGAGTGGTGTGTTCAGATCTCAAAGCAACTAATTATGTACCGCTTATGTTCTCCTATTATGTTTTTAAGGTGGTTGCAATTGGTGAGTGTGGACTGGACTATGACAGGCTTCAGTTTTGCCCGCCGGAAATTCAAAAGaagtatgttttcttgttttataCTTTCTATCGCTTGCacatttctaattttctttCCATCAAATGATGCATTATGTGGTTTCCATAATATTTGTATTGTAAATTTAGGTATTTTGAGAAGCAGTTTGAATTGGCACATGCCACTAAGCTGCCCATGTTTCTGCATATGCGTGCAGCTGCTCAAGATTTCTGTGAAATTGTAGAAAGAAATAGGAACAGGTGAGATTTCTGGTCACTGTAGTTTCACCATCAAAATTTGCTCCCAAGATAAATAAGTAAGTGACATTCCAGTTACATCTTAGATTAGGGAAATTCCAGCTCCAGATAATTAGTTTTCTGATGAATATTTGAATTtgttaaaagggaaaaatagtggattcaaccttttcttttccttttccattttagAGTGGGCATCACGGGACGTCCAGTAACTGTCTTTTACTTTTATCTGATAGCATTGTGCAATGCTTGTGGGCATGAACTTGATACCTTCCTCTTCTATATCACAGATTCACTGCTGGCGTGGCCCATTCATTTACTGGTAGTTCAGACGATTGTGATAAGCTTCTTTCCATCAGCAACGTGTATATAGGTGAAATTTGTTATAATAGAATATCTTCTAATACTTATCTGGCTTTCAGAAGAGTTTCTAATTTTTATGTTTATAATGTTCTTAAAAATGTCTTTAAATATAGTATTATTATATTATGAATTGGATGTCAAATATGGAACCAGAATGATCTAATATGCCTAGAGGAATACATTAAGtgaatgtctttttttttttggtctggaaAGTGAATGGCTTTTGATTGGTCAGGTTCCTGCATTTTTTTAGTCCACTTCATCACCCTCCTAGGGAAGGGGAAATAAATTGCACCGAATAACACAATTAAGGTCCTTGTAGTGCCCACTGGAATTTTCATTTGCATATTGGGAAAAAGAGTTTGGGGTTTCATAAGAGTAAGATGACGCTAATGCATGTTTAAGTAAATTTCCATTAATAAAGATGAATGATTTTAAGAGACATGCTTCTAGATTGTTTATGGCAGAAAGTTAGTTTCGATGCTTTGGAGGTGATTTGATTTAACCATTTACTTTTCCTGGGATAGGAAAGGGCCATCGTTTGTCTAACCTATCCTGGTGTTCTATAGTACCAATTGTCTTCCCTAGTTAACGAATAGCTGCAGTTACATATTAAACTTTTCGTCTTGGTTTTAAGTGGAGCTCATGGATATTAGCCTTTTGTTACTTACAGGTGTGAATGGTTGCTCTTTGAAGACAACTGagaatcttgatgttgtgaggGGCATTCCTGTCGACAGAATGATGATTGAAACAGATTCTCCATATTGTGGAATCAAGAACAGTCATGCTGGGATTAAATTTGTGAAGTCCACATGGCCTtctaagaagaaagagaagtatGATCAAGAGTGCATTGTTAAAGACCGCAATGAACCTTGTTTGGTTCGGTAAGTTGAAATTTTTTCTTCCACCATATCAtgaacttcttctttttattttttttatttttatttttttatagtgaaaatacaaaaacagagTATTGAACCTGTATGAAGAGAAGTCTTGTAGTTTGACATTGAACTATAAAACTTCCCATGAATTCTATTTTCAGTTTTTCACCCAATTCAAAGTAAAATAGTACTCTTGCAAGAAGTCCCAGCACTTATAAGGTTTACAGTATGATATCTAACTATCATATGTCACAAGATATCATCCCTGTATGAAGAGAAGTCTTGTCTTGTAGTTTGACATTGAACTATAAAACTTCCCATGAATTGTATTAAGTTTTTCACCCAATTCAAAGTAATATAGTACTCTTGCAAGAAGTCCCAGCACTCATAAGGTTTACAGTATAATATCTAATTATCATATGTCACAAGATATCATGTAGGTTtttgtgtgtgcgtgtgtgacGGTGTGACCTGTCTAACGTGGGAATTGTATTTGTCAGAAAATAATGATTTGTGATGGTTGGCCTGTCTCTTACTAAATTATCTCCGGAACGTAGTGTATGCAAGTTGTTAGAGAGAATATATCCATGGACTCCAACATCTATCACAGATATGCATTTATCTTTGTTGAGATAACAACCTGTAGTTAGGAAGCATAACACTTTTAACTTTTGTTTGCCTAAACTTGATATTAAGACACCAGtgaacttttttcctttttcataaaACTTGACATTAGTACATGGAATTGAAGTGGTTAATTCTTCTTTGAGAAGTGCCCCTTGCCCTCTGACGGTTTCTGTTTTAGCTCATAATTATGTATCTGCTTCTTCATTCAACATGACTTTCATTTTCAGGCAAGTTCTTGAGGTGATAGCTGGTTGTAAAGGAATCAGTGATGTAGGTCAGCTGAGCAGGACACTGTACCAGAACACTTGCAGGTAGCTTTTCTGGGTCTTCTTGAAGTTTCTTCAACTTGTCTGTCTGATTTTGATCGATGTAGCTCTCTCTGATGGAACTCCAAGTCATATATACTATGGCTTTGATGAATTCTGTCTGTGCAACCTGAGCATGATCAGGCCAGAATTGTTTCATTAGGGTATCTGAACTTTGACTCAGTAAGAATCTACGTTTGTGTAGGGTTTTCTTTCCTCAAGACTTGGATTCTGCTGCAGATTCTTTACTTGCTGGGCACGACCCTCAGTGATGCAATTAAGTTCCTTCTTGCCAAAGGTCATTCAGTTCCTTTTTTGCTGTTGTGATATTCTGcgtcatctttcttcttctgaaAATGTCTTTCAGCATAGGTGGTGGATAGTAATCACAAGAGTTGCATtacattttgaattttatttgccTAGAGCATCAATATCTGAAAATTGTAATTCATTTTGTTCTTGAGTTGAGGGGGGATATCTTGTTTAAGAGTTCAGATTCTTTATCTCAAGCTGCATCAAGTTCTAATAAAAAGTAAACCATTTTGATTACTCGAACGAGAACTCTAGGCTCAAATGCTATCAATATATAGAAAATTGATATAGTTACATGCCTGACAAAATGAACGAAAAAAAGTCCCACCATGTTTAAGGCATGGTACGAGGACTCATGCCACAAGCCATTGCCAGGCATTAGGTTCAGGGTTTTGGGTCAACTCTGTATGCACCGATACTTAAATGGGAATGATAGCAGTAAACAATAACGAGCCTGATTAAGATGGGCTGGACCAGACCTCCTTTTGACATCCTGTATAGGTTGGTCGAATAGCAGGTCGGTCTAGCATTCCCATTCAGACCCAAAAGAGGAAGAAGCAAATGGCATTTCCTTTCTGATGCATAAATTCATTGCATTGAGCGCTAGAAACCTACGATCACGACCTTTTGCTTTGATGAATACCAATTTGGGCAATTCGTATACAGCGTTCAAAACGGACTAAAGTTGTGTGGAAAAGACTAAAGGTGTGAGTAAGAATAAACTAGTAGCAAGGAATTTGCTAGTTACTTTCACAACTCTATAGGGGTTCCATCAAATAGCACATTCAAGCAGCCACCCTCACTCCTCATACTCACATTCAGATGCTAACACTGGAAATCAATTCACTGCTGTCTGCATCTTCTGCAGTTGTTTCTGATGCTGGGGAAGAAACCACTTCACCACTGTCTGTAGTGTCTTCTGCAGTAGTTTCAGATGCTGAGGGAGAAGCCAATTCACTGGCCTCTGTGTTTTCTGTACTAGTTTCCGATGCTGGAGGTGGAGTAACAGTTACAATCCTAGCCCTTTCTGAAGCCATGTTTAGTCGCAAAGCCCGCCCATCAACCTCCTGTAATGCAATTTCACAGACAAGGACACAGATTATTATAGAATCACATAATTACTTACAATAATCATTTGGCACAATTCACTCTACAAAGAAAATGTTTCTTACCACTCCATTCATGGCAGTCACAGCAGCTTCTGCAGCGGCAGCAGTGTCGAAAGTGACGAATCCAAAACCTCGAGATCTTCCTGAACCCCTCTCATAAATGACCTTGGCACCCAACAGCCCTGGCTGGCCTTCAAAGGCATCTTTAAGACCCTGGGAAGTCAGGCCCCAACCAAGGTTTCCCGCATAGATCTTATTAGGGCTATCTATGTAGACCTTGTAGCCAGGATTCCTTATCTTGGGTCCCAAAATTTCCCTTTCACCCCCTCTCGGCACTTCTGGGAAGTTTACCCTCACAGTTCGGCCGCCTACTTGCTGTCAACCATTGCACcatcaccaaaagaaaaaattaatcaCTGCATTCAAAAATCAAATAACACACAGGTGGTAGCAGAAAACCCCTCTAGCATAGGATCTCGGATTAACCCTCATTCGAAGTTCAAAGGGACACCGAATGTTGTGCTTGCCAGGGACTATTTGACGATCAAGTCAGATAGGGAGCAATGCTTTAGGAAGCAAGTATGTTGAGAATCAGGtattgattcttgcttcttaaGCTTCCATCACTGACTTGACTGTCAAAATGTCCCGAGATTCTTTGCTATTGTTGTTTTCTACTGCCACAATAATCACATATTATTGACACTTACAGAACCATCGAACATCCGAATGGCCTCTTGAGCTTCCTCAACGTTCGACATTGTAACAAACCCAAATCCCCTGCTCCTATCAGTAACTCTATCATAAATAATCTACACCAAAATTCAACCAAAAacaaagtcaccaacaattcCACAAACCCATCGAGGAAAACAATGTAAACACCAAAGAAGATAAAACTCAAACCTCTGAATAAGTGACAGTACCGGCCTCGCCGAAAATCTCAGACAACTGGGTAGAAGTCATAGAATAAGGCAAGTTCCCCACATAGAGCCTCCCAGCGTCACTTCTGTCAGACCCTGCTTCCTTtggctcttctttttcttcttctacttcgTCTTCTTCAAGCAATTCTGCTTGTGGGTCcttttgttcttctccttcttcctccgaGCTTTCATTTCCTTCTTCGACTTCGAGGCCGTCTAAGGCCGAAAAGGGGCGGCGGAAATGGTGGAGAGATGAGAGACGAGAGAAGTAGGAGAAATGGGCTTTCAGCTTCAGGGGTTTAAGGGGTTTAAATTGAGGTTGTAAGTGGGTGGGGATTGGGGTGAGTGAAAAGTTAGAGATTTTGTTGCAAAGTGAAGAAGAGCAAGTAGTACTTGTGGAAGCCACTGATAGAGAAGAGGTCGACATTACTAGAGGAATTGGTAAAGAAATGTTTTTGGGGAAGAAGGTTGAGCTTCGTAAAGAGGTGGCTCTCATGGGCATGGATAATGTTtgctttttggattttcttttaataatttttatCCAATGTTTTTCTGAGGAGAATAATGGATATTTAAGACTAAACGTATATGTGGGTTTGGTCTTGCACCAAAAAATGGTCGGGAGCTAAGAAACAAAAGTCAAGGTCACCTTCTCCTTGGAATGTTCTTAcagcaactccaacaactttagcttatttttcttctctaactccaacagattccctattttacaacaatctctaaaatctccatattcttctttaaaattttagactttgctgtaaatataggaaatttgattttctctttcctcactttctctaaaatagggatagttatagggaatctgttagagCAAAAGAAGCTTATTTTTCTCTGAAGtatagaaaaatcaaaatatagggaacctgttggagttgctcttacggAAAGTATTTAATCTCATTTTGTGCGAATTTTATAATGATTGATTGTTTGTATTTTCTCATTTCTAGGTTCTAACCTAACTTTTGCTTGTTAACTTCTTGTTATCATGTCACTCATTTCATTCGAGTACCTGTCAAAATTGTCAAcatatttttaccaaaatatagCAAGCAAGATTACTAAAACAATGCGTGGTTTGGATGCTTCTGTGACCACACTCTCTTGGGGCCTTGGGGCCCTAGACCCTAGTGTTGATTTTTCGTATCTCAAGTCCACCCCATCAAGGAAGACTTGGAGTCCCTTAAGATGTGTGTTTAGATTGAGCTTAATTGGAAGTGAAAGCACAGAGATGGAGAGCAACATAATGTTGAAGAACCAGAATCTGGATGCCTTTGATATTCTTAGAAAAGCTTTTGTTATCTCTTCCAGAAACATTAACTTCTTTCTCTTCACTATTTTCGCTTCCCTTCCTCTCTTCTGTTTCTTGGTTTACTATCAACCTTTTCTACAAATATTCCAGGATCAAGTATCAGAAATTCTAAAACAACCGGCCTTTGTTTATTATTTTGAGGACTACATGTTTAATTGGTCATTACCATTTGATGCAACCCCGGAATGGAACAAAGGGTTTCCTGGTGAGTTGATTCAACAAGCACTTCTCTATCTGGTGCCTTTCCATCTCCTAGAGCTCATCACCATGCTTGCAATTGCTAATTTGGCCTCGAAGATATATAAAGAAGAGAGACCAATGAGTCTGAAGGAGATGGTGCGTACACAACCTTTCGACAAATCTGGACTGAAAGCCTTTTTCATCACATCTGTCTATGTTCTCGTCTTGTCCACCTGTAGTGAGCTACTCGGATTTGTATGGTCAGCTGCAAGCTACTCTTTTGCATTCAGGTACTTTAACCATGATATACTCTTAGCTTTATGGTGTTGTATAGCAAGTGTAGCACTGCTAACAATGTATTTGGCATGGAATGTGATATGGAATATCAGTATTGTGATTTCGATATTGGAGGGGATACATGGAACCAGGGCATTTGGTCTAGTAACGTATCTAAGCACTGGCAACGAGTGGGGAGGGTTTcttttgatgttgattttctttGCTTGGGAAGTAACTTTAAGGTTGCCATGTCTCTATTTTGGCTGCAAAGGAAGGGGGAATGAAATGTTTGTTGCACAGAGTAGCTTGTTGTGCTTAGGAAATGTGTTCAAGTTGGTCGTCTTTGTTATATATTTCCACGATTGCAAGAACCGGGTTTTAGAAAAGAGGTTGATGATCAAGGCTAAAAGAGCTGGTTATCAGAGCTGTGTATGAATAGGCACCACAAGCAAGTACATTGATGTGATCATCATCAGAAAACTCTGGTCTACGCATACAACATTTTAAGGTCGTATTTAATAAATGATTATCATTAAATATGTACAACTTCAATGTTTTCATCTTCGCTTTCATGTTTTGTTTGTTGTATTGAAAGGGATATAAACCTTGAACTGTTATAGTTCTTTTAGTTGGATATCCCTTATCAGGGTACTTGACAGTCATATTTGGAAAATGTACCATTATTGACACCCTTGAAAGTAGTGTTCCTGAGATGGCTGATAAAAATATATAAGGCTTACATTATTCTTGCAAACTGTCAGATTACAACACAAACATACAGTTTGTATATTAGTACATTACACCAGTTGAAGAGGTCTAAAATGCAGATACTTAGATCCTATTAGGTCACAAACACATACAAATAATTACCGGACTCTCATGTTCTTATTCTGATTTAAGGGAAGAGAGCCATATAGATATAGTCTACTTAATTAATTTGTGATGCATTGGGGGGTTTTCACTAGCCAACCGAACAGCAGAATTGCTTGGAATGGAAGTAAACACCCCCGTCTGCACACGAGCCACGAATGAGTTGCCTTCTGATAGAAACCAAATCGTGGCAGTACAATCCTGTGAACCAAAACCTGTTGCGATAACCATAACAGcaactgcaagtctgcaactaAGCTTCTCCATTTGGTCACAGAAAATATGGGGTTAATGTAACAAGTTTGCACCAATCCCATCTTTCCCTTGCTATCAGACTTTGAGGTTGCAGCAGTTATCCAATGCTGCGATCCATTTTGTGGGCATAACCATGCCACGACCGTCCATCATGTCTGACAGAGAATGTACAGAGGGCCCGAGAGTTGATGATTCATCGAAAAACGATCAAGATCTCCCCTAGAGTACGTACTGGTCACCTCTGAGCCTGATATATATGTTGGAACTGCTGCCATTTGTTTTTGATGAGTTCAAAGTTCCACTCTCAGATTGCAGGACTTCAGAGCTCAGAGAACCGGAGTGCCTAAACAGCTGCACATCACCAACCTGCTTCATTTCATTTCCACCTTTCCCATTGTTTCGAAGTCTTGGTGTTCAGAAAACGACCACCACATCCCCTTGGTCGGCGCATGGCATGTAGATGGCGTATTCATGCATATAGGGCTGTATAAAAAAGAAAGATCATAGGTCATAAGTGACTCTTTTCAAGGACCCTATGACGATCAAGTCAAATAGGGAGCAATGTGTTGCGCGGAAGCGTCAAATATGTATGAAGTATCAGAAATATGTAAAgataaattaatagaaaaaaTCCAGAAGACCAAAGATTTACGTGGTTCACCTCAACATTAAAGGGTTACATCCACGGGTGGAAACGGTGAGGAGATTCCACTAATATCAAAAAAAGATTACAAGGTGTTTAGCACTCAAACCTAAAACCCGAATACACTCACGGAAAGAGAAAGACCAAATAGAATTAACAACTACCTCAAATATATATTGTCACTCAcaagaacaaaagcaacaaGGCAAAAGTTAATTTTCTATAGAACCCCAAAACTGCGGCTACTTCTCAATAACCCTAAATTGcggctttttcttttctctctcacaCCTTAATTGGTGACAAAAatcatatatttatatgtgcaTGAGGCATACTCCAAAACCTAATAGAATTAGGTTAATCATGTGGGCTTAGTCCAAAAGATAATTGATGGGCTTATTAATTTAAGCCACAAaccaacaatctccaccttggcttAAATTAACTAAAATCTCCAAAGTAAAAATCTCCTCCAAATGATGGAGGACAAACCCCAAAGGGGTACTAAATGCTAATAGCAATCAAGCCCAAGCCAAGCTTGAACTTGCAAACAGGAACTGGCTTGATCAAAATTAGATGACTCTGACGAAGAGATTGAATTTCTTCATACAAAGCAACCTTGTAGAACTGAAGTTGCTTCTCTTCAATATCACCAACAAAAACAAGCATCTCCTGACTAGGCTGAATAAAAGTGCAGTCTAACACTTTATTTGAAGCTTGAACAAGCTCCACCTGCTTACTAACACCGTGGCCTGAACTTGCATCAATAGACTCTCCTCCAAATAGCATGGCATACTCTTCAAAGTTCATAACTTGGCCGATTACAAATTTGGGTGACTTAGATTGAacacaccacaagttataattaTTCACCCCATATGCAAATCCATGGAATTTAAATTTTGCCCTCCACTCAAGTTTACCATCACTCATATGAGCACCAATAGGACAACAAATATCAGAATAATCAACATAAGTACCAAACCATACCTTAATTGGAGTCTTCATACAAAATGCGGACGATGAAGACCAATTAATCAAGTAGCAGGAACTAACATATTCAACACCAAAGTCCTTAGACTTATCCAAGTTACAAAGCATGCAAAGTGCTTTCTCTATGAGGGATCCACAAATATGTTATGCAATTTTTATACGTGGTGTCTTCAAAATAGTGCGGTGTCTCACTATTTGATCTTCACAGAACTGATCAAATTGGCCCTCAACAAATACACTTGTACCAAAATCTGTATATGGACTTGATGAAGAGGCAATTGATGAAGCACCAATAATTATGCTACCTTGAAGTACGTAGAGGTTATGGCAAATCAACTTTCCCTGAATCACAACAAGAGCACCCTTACTAAATCTTAAAACTCCACCTTGAGACGAATACTTATAGCCTTGTGAGTCAAGAGTACTTAAAGATATcaaatttttcttcaaatctGGGACATGCCTAACTTTTGTCAAAGTCCTGATAATACCATCATGCATCTTAATTCGAACTGTTCCAATCCCCATGACTTCATTAGGAGTATTATCCCCCATAATGACAGACCTTCCAACCAATCTCGATTGAAGCACATATGGTGCGAGCAACCCTAATAAAGCAACCAGGCATTAACAGAAGAATCACGAGCAAATAAGgcaaaatcaaaagtagtagACTCATTGTAATGCCCCAATTTGCACCTCTCCAAAATTGGTTACGTTACAGTGCCGCGAACCTTTAGAAGCACAAGCT
Above is a genomic segment from Rosa chinensis cultivar Old Blush chromosome 3, RchiOBHm-V2, whole genome shotgun sequence containing:
- the LOC112193135 gene encoding putative deoxyribonuclease TATDN1 codes for the protein MATVRMIDIAVNFTDGMFKGIYNGKQCHVSDIPTVLTRAWAAGVHRIIVTGGSLEESKEALTIAQTDARLFCTVGVHPTRCKEFDDSGDPDKHFQALLSLAREGIEKGKVVAIGECGLDYDRLQFCPPEIQKKYFEKQFELAHATKLPMFLHMRAAAQDFCEIVERNRNRFTAGVAHSFTGSSDDCDKLLSISNVYIGVNGCSLKTTENLDVVRGIPVDRMMIETDSPYCGIKNSHAGIKFVKSTWPSKKKEKYDQECIVKDRNEPCLVRQVLEVIAGCKGISDVGQLSRTLYQNTCRVFFPQDLDSAADSLLAGHDPQ
- the LOC112193524 gene encoding uncharacterized protein LOC112193524; its protein translation is MESNIMLKNQNLDAFDILRKAFVISSRNINFFLFTIFASLPLFCFLVYYQPFLQIFQDQVSEILKQPAFVYYFEDYMFNWSLPFDATPEWNKGFPGELIQQALLYLVPFHLLELITMLAIANLASKIYKEERPMSLKEMVRTQPFDKSGLKAFFITSVYVLVLSTCSELLGFVWSAASYSFAFSIVISILEGIHGTRAFGLVTYLSTGNEWGGFLLMLIFFAWEVTLRLPCLYFGCKGRGNEMFVAQSSLLCLGNVFKLVVFVIYFHDCKNRVLEKRLMIKAKRAGYQSCV
- the LOC112193134 gene encoding 33 kDa ribonucleoprotein, chloroplastic: MPMRATSLRSSTFFPKNISLPIPLVMSTSSLSVASTSTTCSSSLCNKISNFSLTPIPTHLQPQFKPLKPLKLKAHFSYFSRLSSLHHFRRPFSALDGLEVEEGNESSEEEGEEQKDPQAELLEEDEVEEEKEEPKEAGSDRSDAGRLYVGNLPYSMTSTQLSEIFGEAGTVTYSEIIYDRVTDRSRGFGFVTMSNVEEAQEAIRMFDGSQVGGRTVRVNFPEVPRGGEREILGPKIRNPGYKVYIDSPNKIYAGNLGWGLTSQGLKDAFEGQPGLLGAKVIYERGSGRSRGFGFVTFDTAAAAEAAVTAMNGVEVDGRALRLNMASERARIVTVTPPPASETSTENTEASELASPSASETTAEDTTDSGEVVSSPASETTAEDADSSELISSVSI